From a region of the Pontixanthobacter gangjinensis genome:
- a CDS encoding fumarylacetoacetate hydrolase family protein encodes MKLATLKDGTRDGKLVVVSKDVTRYCEAGNIAPTLQYALDNWDRVAPDLEVLYRDVEHQTVPCERFHESEAHSPLPRAYQWADGSAYINHVELVRKARGSEVPESFYSDPLMYQGGSDTFLAPRDDIPLGDTAWGCDMEGEVAVITDDVPMGVSAEDAAGHIKLLMLVNDVSLRGLIPGELAKGFGFFQSKPSSAFSPVAVTPDELGDAWSDSLIHLPLLVEYNREPFGRAEAGQDATFNLAQLVAHAAKTRPLGAGAIIGSGTVSNKGADGGPGKPVSEGGLGYSCIAEIRMIETIADGAAKTRFMQPGDMVRIEMKDKDGHSIFGAIRQEVVQA; translated from the coding sequence GTCGTTTCGAAAGACGTCACGCGCTATTGCGAAGCTGGAAATATTGCCCCGACGTTGCAATATGCGCTCGACAATTGGGATCGCGTCGCACCCGATCTGGAAGTGCTGTATCGCGATGTCGAACATCAAACCGTTCCGTGCGAACGCTTTCACGAAAGCGAAGCACACTCCCCCTTGCCCCGCGCCTATCAATGGGCCGACGGCAGCGCCTATATCAACCATGTCGAATTGGTCCGCAAAGCGCGCGGTAGCGAAGTACCGGAAAGCTTTTACTCCGATCCGCTAATGTATCAGGGCGGCAGTGATACTTTCCTCGCTCCGCGCGACGATATCCCATTGGGCGACACCGCTTGGGGCTGTGACATGGAAGGCGAAGTTGCTGTTATTACCGATGACGTGCCAATGGGCGTTTCTGCCGAGGATGCCGCGGGTCACATTAAATTGCTGATGCTGGTCAATGACGTGTCTTTACGCGGACTAATACCCGGTGAATTGGCAAAAGGTTTTGGCTTTTTCCAATCGAAACCCTCCAGCGCGTTTTCACCCGTGGCTGTTACGCCTGATGAATTGGGTGACGCATGGTCTGACAGCCTGATCCATTTGCCGCTGCTGGTTGAATATAATCGCGAGCCGTTTGGCCGTGCCGAAGCGGGCCAAGATGCCACGTTCAACCTCGCTCAATTGGTGGCTCACGCTGCCAAAACCCGCCCATTAGGCGCTGGTGCAATAATCGGATCGGGCACAGTGTCCAACAAAGGCGCAGATGGGGGCCCGGGCAAGCCTGTATCCGAAGGCGGACTTGGCTATAGCTGCATCGCAGAAATCCGCATGATCGAAACAATTGCCGATGGCGCTGCGAAGACTCGCTTTATGCAGCCGGGCGACATGGTTCGCATCGAAATGAAGGACAAAGACGGCCACTCAATCTTCGGCGCTATCCGGCAAGAAGTGGTGCAGGCTTAA
- a CDS encoding MFS transporter: MSSTAPKLGLWTKVAYGFGASAYGIKENGFGYFLLLYYGTVVGLEPGLVGLAILLALVVDAVSDPVVGYWSDNYRSRWGRRHPFMYAAAIPVAVSYFLLWNPPEWGQAGLFWYLLMLAILIRTFITFYETPSSALMPELTQDYDERTTVQAWRLFFAWFGGNLMSVLMFGVLLVATAQYPVGTLNRDGYQTYGIIASVLIFAAIMVSAVGTHHHIPHLRKPPERDIRGLKVVFRELFETLGERSFMALFIATLFGAVATGLTAALSFLMLTYFWGFSAQQIFLWTALVFISAFLGLLIAPRMVRRFGKKNSVVIFGTIAFSLAPMPVILRLFDLMPANGDPLLFPLVVTFNTIDLGLIIALQAVLYSMVADLVEQSELKTGRRSEGVFFAAITFIRKANQGLGAFAAGIVLSAISFPQNAALEDVPEDTIWQLGALLAPSQLLLWGCMILAVSRYKIGKAQHNANLAELAKIKSDS, from the coding sequence ATGAGCAGCACCGCACCAAAACTGGGACTTTGGACCAAAGTTGCTTATGGCTTCGGGGCATCGGCCTATGGCATCAAGGAAAACGGCTTCGGATATTTCTTGTTGCTGTATTACGGCACCGTTGTCGGGTTGGAACCCGGATTGGTCGGGCTGGCAATTTTACTAGCCTTGGTTGTCGATGCTGTCAGCGATCCGGTGGTCGGCTATTGGTCGGACAATTACAGATCCCGTTGGGGCAGACGGCATCCCTTTATGTATGCTGCTGCAATCCCAGTGGCCGTCAGTTATTTTCTTCTTTGGAATCCGCCCGAATGGGGGCAGGCAGGTCTGTTCTGGTATCTGCTTATGCTCGCGATACTAATCCGCACCTTCATCACATTTTATGAAACGCCCAGCTCCGCGCTGATGCCTGAACTTACGCAGGATTATGATGAGCGCACCACAGTTCAAGCTTGGCGGCTTTTCTTTGCTTGGTTCGGCGGAAATCTGATGAGCGTGCTGATGTTTGGCGTGTTGTTGGTCGCGACGGCCCAATACCCGGTCGGCACCCTGAACAGGGACGGATATCAAACCTACGGCATCATTGCGTCTGTCTTGATTTTTGCTGCGATCATGGTTTCCGCTGTCGGCACCCATCATCACATTCCGCATCTTCGCAAGCCGCCAGAACGCGATATTCGCGGATTGAAAGTTGTATTCAGGGAATTGTTCGAGACACTTGGCGAGCGAAGCTTCATGGCGCTATTTATAGCTACCCTGTTTGGCGCGGTTGCGACCGGCTTAACTGCAGCGCTATCTTTCTTGATGCTTACCTATTTCTGGGGTTTCTCGGCGCAGCAGATATTTCTCTGGACCGCTCTCGTGTTTATCTCCGCCTTTCTGGGTCTACTGATTGCACCGCGAATGGTTAGGCGCTTCGGAAAAAAGAATTCGGTGGTGATATTCGGGACGATAGCGTTCAGCCTCGCCCCAATGCCGGTGATTTTGCGATTGTTTGATTTGATGCCTGCCAATGGTGACCCTCTGCTGTTCCCTCTTGTTGTCACCTTCAACACAATCGATCTGGGGTTGATTATCGCACTGCAAGCCGTTCTCTATTCAATGGTTGCCGATCTCGTCGAGCAAAGCGAGCTGAAGACCGGCCGCCGCAGCGAAGGCGTGTTTTTCGCCGCAATAACCTTCATCCGGAAAGCCAATCAGGGCCTAGGCGCATTCGCCGCCGGCATAGTCCTGTCGGCAATATCTTTCCCGCAGAATGCTGCATTGGAAGATGTACCTGAAGATACGATCTGGCAATTGGGTGCATTGCTCGCCCCTAGCCAACTGCTGTTGTGGGGCTGTATGATCTTGGCCGTCAGCCGCTACAAAATAGGTAAAGCCCAGCACAACGCCAACTTGGCCGAATTGGCCAAAATCAAGAGCGACAGCTAA
- a CDS encoding SMP-30/gluconolactonase/LRE family protein: protein MDIIASGLAFAEAPRWHDGAFWFSDMHDDRVFKILASGSAELVCKVDGRPSGLGWLPGGDMLIVSMTDRQLLRRGHDGAMSVHADLSDMIGKRANDMVVDRCGRAYVGNFGFHTDEDEPVAPTILVRVDPDGTVHQAADQMVFPNGTVITPNGKVLIIAETYAARLTAFDIDEDGGLSNRRIWAQFTDGSVPDGIALDEEGAVWVASPTNARCVRVREGGEILQTIDTGQQAFACALGGDDRKTLYIAIADSADREDCRAGRNGKVITTRVEIAGAGLP, encoded by the coding sequence ATGGACATAATCGCATCAGGACTGGCTTTTGCCGAAGCACCACGCTGGCATGACGGGGCCTTTTGGTTCTCCGATATGCATGATGATAGAGTCTTCAAGATCCTGGCTAGCGGTTCGGCCGAGCTAGTTTGCAAAGTCGATGGAAGGCCGTCTGGCCTTGGTTGGTTGCCCGGTGGTGATATGCTGATCGTGTCGATGACTGATCGCCAGTTGCTACGCCGGGGTCACGATGGGGCAATGTCGGTTCATGCCGATCTTTCAGATATGATAGGAAAGCGGGCCAATGACATGGTCGTGGACCGGTGTGGCCGCGCTTATGTCGGGAATTTCGGCTTCCACACCGATGAAGATGAACCTGTCGCGCCGACTATTTTGGTTCGGGTCGACCCAGATGGCACTGTGCACCAAGCAGCCGACCAGATGGTGTTTCCTAACGGCACAGTAATCACGCCCAATGGCAAAGTGTTGATCATCGCAGAAACCTACGCCGCGCGGCTGACGGCGTTCGATATTGACGAGGATGGTGGTTTGAGCAACCGGCGGATTTGGGCGCAGTTTACCGATGGCTCGGTTCCCGACGGTATCGCTCTGGACGAGGAGGGAGCTGTTTGGGTGGCGTCGCCTACCAATGCACGCTGCGTTCGGGTCCGCGAAGGAGGCGAAATCTTGCAAACAATCGACACCGGTCAACAAGCCTTTGCCTGCGCATTGGGCGGCGATGACCGGAAGACTTTGTATATCGCGATTGCCGACTCTGCTGACCGGGAAGACTGCAGGGCAGGGCGCAACGGCAAGGTTATCACAACGCGCGTGGAAATTGCGGGCGCTGGCTTGCCGTAA
- a CDS encoding TonB-dependent receptor plug domain-containing protein produces MNKSILLNTSAVSALILSAAAVPSIAHAQDAPADDSDIQIVVTGSFIRGTPEDAAVPVDVYSSEDLDQSGISSPLEFIKNLPEVGSVLGDSNQFSPSAQGNQGLGSINLRGLGPTRTLVLFNGRRTLTAPGAVGGGYGDTNSIPLFALDRIEILKDGAAATYGSDAIAGVANFVTKKNFEGVQVQGDYEFIDGSDGNYTSSVLIGKNFGDLNIMAGIGWQHRSELPTTEREYGFQPYSVNPSAWSALATPGFFIIPGVGARPDVGCAETGGTPDGICRFSFVPFDNLIEETDQYQGYVQADVDLTDTFRFHGEFTYAQTDLDRIGTSPGYPPLQGPGGARLGGGFSVSPDNPGAQVFANQLGLTAPIAGPIGIFLWRPFGNLGNPTDPGRGSGRQTANNKAYRLSGTFEKDINDNLRSQLSLTWANYQRRRSSPGFVGSRLQDALNGLGGENCNPATGVPGQGACMWFNPFINAGPGHPSLGLTNPFYVPGNENSVDLIRFLQVTNGVEETEETFVADLIFSGEFNVDLGGGNIGWAAGAQYRKLDLISRALRPESNLDLNPCVILGDQSCVGGPLEGAGSFIFLGGSRPESLQQDVKAIFAEVKVPVSDTLEITAAARFEDYGGSIGSTFNPKGAVRWEPTDFLVLRGSVGTTFRGPLASQVSNNAVTTLAGITAAAGNFKAVDIAGNPADLGPETAFTYNIGAVVDFGGFNFSVDYWSYDFEGEITTTDAQAIASNVVPVAGGLATCSNAFAPLITFDGGACVQGTTTGLNISRIFTQWVNGPKTKTTGLDMSASFTTDIGPGTASLGVNASHILTYDVGDFNLNGNLLRDGFSAVGLANLDRLPGSIAAWRGNAYVNYNVGGLNLRYGASYIDGVDDERCPALPAPCATTSAGGTNFGRTISSYTQHDFHAAYDLPIQSFDAQLQFSVENFTDAQASEARIPLGYNPFIGNPLGRIFRLGAKVGF; encoded by the coding sequence ATGAACAAGTCGATCTTACTCAATACGAGCGCGGTATCTGCGCTCATTTTGTCCGCAGCGGCGGTGCCTTCAATTGCTCACGCACAAGATGCCCCGGCGGATGACTCTGACATCCAGATCGTTGTAACGGGCTCGTTCATTCGCGGCACTCCAGAAGATGCAGCCGTTCCGGTCGATGTCTATTCGAGCGAAGATTTGGACCAGAGCGGGATTTCCTCGCCGCTCGAATTCATCAAGAACCTGCCTGAAGTTGGCAGTGTGCTCGGCGACTCGAACCAGTTTTCCCCCTCCGCGCAAGGTAATCAGGGCTTAGGCTCAATCAATTTGCGTGGGCTTGGCCCGACCCGCACACTGGTGCTGTTTAACGGCCGCAGGACTTTGACCGCGCCAGGTGCAGTCGGCGGCGGGTATGGCGATACAAACTCGATCCCACTGTTCGCGCTAGACCGGATTGAAATTCTGAAGGATGGCGCTGCTGCTACCTACGGATCTGACGCGATTGCCGGCGTTGCGAACTTTGTCACCAAGAAGAATTTTGAAGGGGTTCAAGTCCAAGGTGATTACGAATTCATCGATGGCTCAGATGGCAATTACACTTCTTCAGTCTTAATCGGAAAGAACTTTGGTGACCTCAACATTATGGCTGGCATTGGTTGGCAGCACCGGTCAGAGCTTCCGACAACCGAGCGCGAGTATGGCTTCCAGCCCTATTCGGTGAACCCATCGGCCTGGTCGGCGCTGGCTACGCCAGGGTTTTTCATTATTCCGGGAGTTGGCGCGCGTCCCGATGTTGGCTGCGCGGAAACCGGCGGAACGCCTGACGGAATTTGCCGCTTCAGCTTCGTTCCGTTCGACAATCTGATCGAAGAGACCGACCAATACCAAGGATATGTCCAGGCAGACGTCGATCTGACCGACACTTTCCGCTTTCACGGCGAATTCACCTATGCACAAACCGATCTTGACCGGATCGGCACCTCACCCGGCTACCCGCCACTTCAGGGGCCAGGCGGCGCAAGGCTCGGCGGCGGCTTCTCCGTTTCACCTGACAATCCCGGCGCGCAAGTCTTTGCCAATCAGCTTGGCCTGACCGCTCCGATTGCCGGTCCCATCGGCATCTTCCTGTGGCGTCCGTTCGGCAACCTTGGCAACCCGACCGATCCGGGACGCGGCTCTGGACGCCAAACCGCCAACAACAAGGCCTACCGCCTGTCGGGAACCTTCGAAAAAGACATCAATGACAATTTGCGCAGCCAGCTATCCCTTACCTGGGCGAACTACCAACGCCGCCGCAGCTCACCCGGCTTTGTCGGCTCGCGTTTGCAAGATGCATTGAATGGCCTCGGCGGCGAAAATTGCAATCCCGCAACAGGTGTGCCCGGTCAGGGTGCCTGTATGTGGTTCAACCCGTTCATCAATGCGGGTCCGGGCCATCCTTCATTGGGCCTAACCAACCCATTTTATGTTCCCGGAAACGAGAACAGTGTCGACCTGATCCGCTTTCTTCAAGTCACCAACGGCGTTGAAGAAACCGAAGAAACCTTCGTCGCTGATTTAATCTTCTCCGGCGAATTCAACGTTGATCTAGGCGGTGGCAACATCGGCTGGGCGGCGGGCGCGCAATATCGCAAGCTCGATCTTATTTCACGCGCGCTTCGCCCTGAATCGAACTTGGACCTCAATCCATGTGTTATTCTTGGCGACCAGAGCTGCGTCGGCGGTCCTTTGGAAGGTGCTGGCTCTTTCATCTTCCTCGGCGGTTCACGGCCGGAGTCACTGCAACAAGACGTGAAAGCCATTTTCGCAGAGGTGAAGGTGCCGGTTTCCGATACGCTGGAAATTACAGCAGCCGCCCGTTTTGAAGATTATGGCGGCTCGATTGGCTCGACCTTTAATCCAAAGGGTGCGGTCCGTTGGGAGCCAACAGACTTCCTCGTACTTCGTGGTTCGGTTGGCACTACATTCCGTGGTCCGTTGGCCTCGCAAGTGTCTAACAACGCGGTGACAACCTTGGCCGGAATTACGGCAGCAGCGGGTAATTTCAAGGCTGTCGACATTGCCGGGAACCCTGCTGATCTAGGGCCTGAAACAGCCTTCACCTATAATATCGGTGCAGTCGTTGATTTTGGCGGCTTCAACTTCTCGGTCGATTATTGGAGCTATGATTTCGAAGGCGAGATCACCACAACCGACGCACAGGCAATTGCTAGCAACGTTGTGCCGGTTGCTGGCGGCTTAGCGACTTGTAGCAACGCCTTCGCACCGCTCATCACATTTGATGGCGGCGCATGTGTTCAGGGAACCACTACCGGTCTTAATATCTCGCGTATCTTCACGCAGTGGGTCAACGGTCCAAAAACCAAGACAACCGGTTTGGACATGTCGGCCAGCTTTACCACGGACATCGGGCCTGGAACGGCGTCACTTGGCGTAAATGCCAGCCATATTCTGACCTATGATGTTGGTGACTTTAATTTGAACGGCAATCTGCTGCGCGATGGATTTAGCGCTGTCGGCCTAGCCAACCTTGACCGCCTACCCGGTTCAATTGCGGCATGGCGCGGCAATGCCTACGTCAATTACAATGTGGGCGGTCTCAACCTGCGTTATGGCGCAAGCTATATTGATGGGGTCGATGACGAACGTTGCCCAGCATTGCCCGCGCCATGTGCGACCACGAGTGCTGGCGGAACCAACTTCGGCCGGACTATCTCAAGCTATACCCAGCATGATTTCCATGCCGCTTATGACTTGCCAATCCAGTCGTTCGATGCCCAATTGCAGTTCTCCGTCGAGAACTTCACTGATGCACAAGCTTCCGAAGCGCGCATTCCGCTGGGTTACAATCCGTTTATCGGGAACCCGCTGGGCCGCATCTTCCGTTTGGGTGCAAAAGTGGGGTTCTAG
- a CDS encoding DUF11 domain-containing protein: MLLSAVGGLIAPSVAVAQVKRSIENPSFEANDPQGPGAPNFQIIPAASVPGWTSTTNEIELWDSGFQSVTSADGAVHAEMNANRPGALYQNVCLVNGERIRWRFAHRKRAGGLASQTAIFQIASSTGAVIQNLQTSVATNAAAWDFRANTTGVTYTGPSGVQRMQFVTTDAGSVGNFLDDIQITLGAYIEFDPAATSAVEGAVSPNLTALRVTGAFTSSVNVKVNVTGGTATLGSDYTTPSGTNSFVITIPAGDYQSARIPLGLSIVQDGSIESSETIQLSITPDPSNFVISSTTSCGGSANTSAVHTIVDDDVPPTAVNDTATGVNGFAGNTSVLNVLTGDTVNGGPATTSNAILSVAPASSLPSQLTFDSATGVVGVKPNTPAGVYSFNYQICDVLNPTVCRTANASVTVAPSVDLSIKKTNTPGVNGDADQSDDAVFAGSTTTYSLTATNSGPDSATGAVVTDAPGVGITCASNAPVAITGNGVPAGSFTFSNLAGSGITLGMLASGQSAILTYSCQVN; encoded by the coding sequence GTGCTTTTGTCTGCCGTGGGCGGTTTAATCGCCCCTTCGGTTGCTGTCGCGCAAGTGAAGCGCTCGATCGAAAACCCCAGTTTTGAAGCGAATGATCCGCAGGGGCCAGGGGCACCGAACTTTCAGATCATTCCCGCTGCCAGCGTTCCAGGCTGGACCAGTACCACAAACGAGATCGAACTGTGGGATAGTGGTTTCCAAAGTGTGACATCGGCCGATGGAGCGGTCCACGCCGAAATGAATGCCAACCGGCCTGGCGCGCTTTACCAAAACGTCTGCTTGGTGAATGGAGAGCGAATTCGGTGGCGCTTTGCCCACCGAAAACGGGCCGGTGGACTCGCAAGTCAAACGGCAATCTTCCAGATCGCGAGCAGCACAGGCGCTGTTATCCAAAACCTTCAAACGTCGGTCGCAACCAATGCGGCTGCTTGGGATTTTCGGGCGAATACAACGGGTGTTACATATACCGGACCTTCGGGCGTTCAGCGCATGCAGTTCGTAACCACCGATGCCGGTTCTGTCGGTAATTTTCTCGACGACATCCAGATCACACTTGGCGCCTATATCGAATTTGATCCGGCGGCGACTTCCGCTGTGGAAGGTGCCGTTAGCCCAAACCTTACCGCACTGCGCGTGACAGGCGCGTTTACTTCCAGCGTCAATGTTAAGGTCAATGTGACAGGCGGAACTGCCACCTTAGGTTCGGATTACACAACGCCCAGCGGAACCAATAGCTTTGTTATCACTATACCAGCCGGTGACTATCAGTCTGCGCGAATCCCGCTTGGGCTTTCGATTGTTCAGGATGGGTCGATTGAATCCTCCGAGACAATTCAGCTCAGCATCACACCTGACCCGTCCAATTTCGTCATTTCATCGACCACCTCGTGTGGAGGCAGCGCCAACACCAGCGCGGTCCATACAATCGTCGATGATGATGTGCCGCCAACTGCGGTAAATGACACAGCTACCGGCGTGAATGGCTTCGCGGGCAATACTTCCGTGTTGAATGTGCTTACCGGTGACACGGTCAACGGCGGCCCCGCAACAACTTCAAACGCTATCCTCAGCGTGGCACCCGCTTCAAGTTTGCCGTCGCAACTAACATTTGATTCAGCAACCGGGGTGGTCGGGGTCAAACCCAATACTCCCGCGGGAGTGTATAGCTTCAACTATCAGATTTGCGACGTTTTGAACCCGACCGTCTGCCGGACTGCAAATGCCTCGGTCACCGTTGCACCATCGGTCGATTTGTCGATCAAGAAGACCAATACACCAGGGGTGAACGGGGACGCCGACCAAAGCGATGACGCCGTGTTCGCAGGCTCGACAACCACCTATTCTCTAACCGCCACAAACAGTGGACCAGATTCGGCCACAGGAGCCGTTGTTACTGATGCTCCGGGCGTAGGGATTACATGCGCCTCTAACGCTCCAGTAGCTATCACCGGAAACGGCGTTCCTGCCGGTTCTTTCACTTTTTCCAACCTTGCCGGCTCCGGGATCACTCTTGGAATGCTTGCTTCCGGCCAGTCGGCCATCCTCACTTACTCTTGCCAGGTGAATTAA
- a CDS encoding dicarboxylate/amino acid:cation symporter: MFKMWFSIPLWQRVIGALILGTSLGWVWQEFSLFGGADPTSIKWIGDLFIRAIKMLIVPLIFFSLVSGIAALGDLKKLGNVGGKALMIFAGTAAFSVTLGLTLATLFGLGKGVNVELPEGAEVPEASTTTAVDMILSMVTDNPVATMAEGQVLPLIIFALLFGISVLMAGKEAEPIVRAMDAGAAVMQRMTMIVMELAPFGVFALMVWVAGTLGVDVLQSLAQVVLFNYIGCLIIILVMYPFIIKFIAKLPLIDFYRGIVDAQVVAFSTASSNAALPVTLRCVQRNLGVSRSVSSFVIALGATINMNGTAMYLGLVAIFGANVYGIDLSWTAYVLIGITATLGSVGAAGIPGSGLIMLTLVLTSIGVPLETVALVAGINHIMDMMRTMTNVTGDATVAVAVARMAGEIDVEEYVSADDI, encoded by the coding sequence ATGTTCAAAATGTGGTTTTCCATTCCATTATGGCAACGCGTGATCGGGGCATTGATCCTAGGGACGAGCCTGGGCTGGGTCTGGCAGGAATTTAGCCTGTTTGGCGGGGCAGACCCGACCAGCATCAAGTGGATTGGCGACTTATTTATCAGGGCGATCAAGATGTTGATCGTGCCGCTCATCTTCTTCTCATTAGTATCGGGGATTGCCGCGCTTGGTGATCTTAAGAAGCTTGGGAATGTCGGCGGCAAAGCGTTGATGATATTCGCCGGGACCGCGGCATTTTCCGTGACGCTTGGTCTGACATTGGCGACTTTGTTTGGTCTTGGTAAAGGGGTGAACGTAGAGCTCCCCGAAGGCGCAGAGGTGCCCGAAGCTTCAACGACAACCGCCGTCGATATGATCCTTTCCATGGTAACCGACAACCCGGTCGCGACCATGGCTGAAGGGCAGGTCCTGCCGCTAATCATCTTCGCACTGCTGTTTGGTATTTCTGTGCTGATGGCGGGCAAGGAAGCCGAACCGATCGTGCGGGCGATGGATGCCGGCGCAGCGGTGATGCAGCGCATGACGATGATCGTCATGGAACTCGCGCCGTTCGGCGTCTTTGCGCTGATGGTCTGGGTCGCAGGCACGTTGGGCGTCGACGTCTTGCAGAGCCTCGCGCAAGTGGTGTTGTTCAACTATATCGGCTGCTTGATTATTATCCTAGTTATGTACCCTTTCATCATCAAATTTATCGCTAAACTTCCGCTGATAGATTTCTACCGCGGCATTGTTGATGCACAAGTGGTGGCCTTCTCCACCGCATCTTCAAACGCTGCGCTGCCGGTTACGCTTCGGTGCGTTCAGCGAAACTTGGGCGTATCTCGGTCGGTTTCGAGCTTTGTCATCGCGCTGGGCGCGACGATCAACATGAATGGTACAGCGATGTATTTGGGTCTCGTGGCAATTTTCGGGGCCAATGTTTACGGCATTGATCTGAGCTGGACTGCGTATGTTTTGATCGGAATTACAGCAACTCTTGGTTCTGTCGGCGCAGCGGGAATTCCAGGCTCAGGCCTGATAATGCTGACGCTCGTATTGACCTCGATCGGTGTGCCATTGGAAACGGTCGCATTGGTCGCTGGTATCAATCACATCATGGATATGATGCGCACGATGACCAACGTGACCGGCGATGCAACAGTCGCAGTAGCCGTAGCCCGGATGGCGGGTGAAATCGACGTAGAGGAATATGTGTCGGCCGACGATATCTGA